Part of the Sulfuricurvum sp. genome is shown below.
TCCCAATTGGTTAAGAATCGCTTCGTGTGTCATTGTCTAAATTCCTTTGTAAAATAAAGGGGTTATTCTATCATAGAAGTATTTATTGACTATAATATCTCTATGAAATCACTCTTAATTCGTCTAACACATGGTCTATTTACCCAAGATATTGCCCCAGAGGAGCAAGAAAGCATCCAACAATGGTATGGATTGAAAATTCTCACCTTTGAAGAGGGGAAATACCAATTCGCTTCCCAATATCGTGCAGGCATTATTGCCAGCGTCCAAACAACAGGTGCATATCTGCAGACCATCGGAGAGAGTGTACGGGATCATTTTATCGACACCGCATATCTAAACGGTGCACACGCAGGGGATATGGTTATCGCTCAACGCCTTTTGGGGCGACGTGGGGGACCCAGTGCCAAAGTGATTATCGTTGTCGGACGGAGCGAAACATTTAGCGTAGGGATTATCACCTCTAAAAATGGCCTACCCACCCTCCAAGATATCCGCACCTCACAAACCATCCCCATCTCTTTGAGTGATTTGCCCAATACCACCGAGGGTTCTCTCTACCAAATCAATAATCAAAATTTGCAAACCCACTATCTAGGGGATTTGAGTGACCCCAAAGTGGATGAAAAAATCGTCCTCGCCCTCTACAACAAACACGATGCTTTTGAAGAGGATGTTTTAGAAATAGCCGCATCTTTCCCCAAAGAGGTCGATGCCTCACTTTATCCAAACCGTCGCGATTTACGTCATCTCCCCTTTTGTACCATCGATCCGCTCACCGCAAAAGATTACGATGATGCTATCTGCTTTATTCCCGAAACCTCCACCCTCTACGTTGCCATCGCCGATGTGAGCGAATACGTCCATCCCTTCGGTGCACTCGATGCTGAGGCAATTTACCGCAGTTTTTCAATCTATCTTCCCCACCGCTCTATCCCGATGCTCCCACGTCAACTGAGCGAAACACTCTGTTCTCTTCAACCGCTAGTAGACCGTCTTGCCTACACGTTTGAGATGATAATAGACCCCCAAACGTTGGAAGTAACCGATACGAAACTCTACGAATCACTCATCCATTCCCACCGCCGTTTTACCTACGAAGAGATTGATCTCTTTTTAGAGGGAAATTTAACCGCTACCACCGAAAAAGAGTCTCGTGTTCTTGAATATATTCCGAAACTCAATACATTAACGGGAAGATTAAAAGAGCAACGGATGATAAAAGGGTTTGATTTCCGCTCCAGTGAACTCGAAATGCGCCTCGA
Proteins encoded:
- a CDS encoding ribonuclease R family protein, producing MKSLLIRLTHGLFTQDIAPEEQESIQQWYGLKILTFEEGKYQFASQYRAGIIASVQTTGAYLQTIGESVRDHFIDTAYLNGAHAGDMVIAQRLLGRRGGPSAKVIIVVGRSETFSVGIITSKNGLPTLQDIRTSQTIPISLSDLPNTTEGSLYQINNQNLQTHYLGDLSDPKVDEKIVLALYNKHDAFEEDVLEIAASFPKEVDASLYPNRRDLRHLPFCTIDPLTAKDYDDAICFIPETSTLYVAIADVSEYVHPFGALDAEAIYRSFSIYLPHRSIPMLPRQLSETLCSLQPLVDRLAYTFEMIIDPQTLEVTDTKLYESLIHSHRRFTYEEIDLFLEGNLTATTEKESRVLEYIPKLNTLTGRLKEQRMIKGFDFRSSELEMRLDDAGNIFSTEFALETPSHALIEDCMLLANKAAASMYERGVFRIHEAPSAMKLQSLTTELASIGIFVEFQASLKETITAIQAEAEKRGLVSEVDTLIIRAQMQARYAPYNTGHFGLGFERYTHFTSPIRRYSDLIVHRLLKAISAGDSEEGSYVLRNIESLCTSISEKEREASDIEIRFQERKFARWAATVIAQEFQARIIQTEDQIRAEIHDVITGAKVNVTSHFGLMLFDDIVVKIETVDLAMAKITASFVRKIDNESGISL